Proteins encoded together in one Pseudomonadota bacterium window:
- the fae gene encoding formaldehyde-activating enzyme, translating to MAKVTGVMVGEALVGDTNEVAHIDLIVGPRGSAAETAFCNSLTNNKDGFTSLLAVVAPNVPAKPNTLMFNKVTIKRSSQAVQMFGPAQRGVAKAVVECVEDGTIPADEADDLYVCVGVFIHWEATDDAKIEQWNYEATKISLKRAIAGEPSAKEVVAQKNAEHPFAANVS from the coding sequence ATGGCGAAAGTGACGGGAGTAATGGTGGGTGAGGCCCTCGTGGGCGACACCAACGAAGTGGCACACATCGACCTGATCGTGGGCCCTCGCGGCTCCGCTGCCGAGACCGCATTCTGCAACTCGCTGACCAACAACAAGGACGGCTTCACCAGCCTGTTGGCCGTGGTCGCACCGAACGTGCCGGCTAAGCCCAACACCCTGATGTTCAACAAGGTCACCATCAAGCGTTCCAGCCAGGCGGTGCAGATGTTCGGCCCCGCCCAGCGTGGCGTTGCCAAGGCTGTGGTCGAGTGCGTGGAAGACGGCACGATTCCCGCTGATGAGGCGGATGACCTCTACGTGTGCGTGGGTGTGTTCATTCACTGGGAAGCCACCGACGATGCGAAGATCGAGCAGTGGAACTACGAAGCCACCAAGATCTCGCTGAAGCGTGCTATCGCAGGTGAGCCTTCGGCGAAGGAAGTGGTTGCTCAGAAGAACGCTGAGCACCCGTTCGCCGCTAACGTATCCTAA
- a CDS encoding triphosphoribosyl-dephospho-CoA synthase, protein MAMTAGAQLLDDSAARAAAAADPLQRAYLLACLDELRAPKPGNVSIYSPGHGMTALDFARSAEASAPALCDPTRRLGARVLGAIQGSWAVAGCNTNLGIVLLAAPLLMAAQHSGGGALRDGAKAVLRGLDVDDTQGVFEAIRTAAPAGLGEARQHDVRGKATGPLRDVMASAAGEDRIARQYSHDYVDVFELGVPALQASTEQYTSRKWQVVALYLGLLAWVPDTHIRRKFGADEAASVQKEARSVRDSLRRQGEGPAALAMLREFDARLKARGVNPGTTADLTVATLLVSRLAGVVPSSGRPST, encoded by the coding sequence AGCATACTTGCTGGCCTGTCTGGATGAGCTGCGCGCGCCCAAGCCGGGGAACGTGAGCATCTACTCACCGGGTCACGGCATGACCGCCCTCGACTTTGCGCGCAGTGCCGAGGCCAGTGCGCCCGCCCTCTGCGACCCGACGCGGCGCCTTGGGGCTCGCGTTCTGGGGGCCATCCAGGGGTCGTGGGCTGTGGCTGGTTGTAATACCAATCTCGGCATTGTGCTGCTGGCGGCCCCCCTGCTGATGGCAGCGCAGCATAGCGGCGGCGGCGCCCTGCGAGACGGTGCGAAAGCGGTCTTGCGTGGACTCGATGTCGACGACACCCAAGGGGTCTTCGAGGCGATACGCACAGCAGCGCCAGCAGGTTTGGGTGAAGCCCGCCAGCACGACGTGCGCGGCAAGGCCACGGGGCCCTTGCGGGATGTCATGGCCAGTGCGGCGGGCGAGGACCGCATCGCCCGCCAGTACAGCCACGACTACGTCGATGTTTTCGAGCTCGGTGTGCCGGCACTGCAGGCATCAACGGAGCAATACACCTCCCGAAAATGGCAGGTGGTTGCGCTATACTTGGGATTGCTGGCGTGGGTACCCGACACGCATATTCGGCGCAAGTTCGGCGCAGATGAAGCGGCATCCGTTCAGAAGGAAGCGCGTTCAGTCCGAGACTCATTGCGACGACAGGGGGAGGGACCCGCGGCGCTGGCGATGTTGCGCGAGTTCGACGCGCGGCTCAAAGCGAGGGGAGTCAATCCAGGAACCACGGCCGACCTGACGGTCGCCACCCTGCTGGTCTCCAGGCTAGCGGGCGTGGTGCCCTCGTCAGGGCGTCCATCGACTTGA